The following coding sequences lie in one Heliangelus exortis chromosome 6, bHelExo1.hap1, whole genome shotgun sequence genomic window:
- the HEG1 gene encoding protein HEG homolog 1 isoform X2, with translation MPAACTLLLLLGLGLVPPAGSLPLASPRRVPPPPPASSRSCFGRPCSPPAAGHAGSPVTEFNHQARGLDLQMRTSGSLVDGVELVTMLARSRVASSPLPARHNAVSVTSGATEHTGPLSRSGDVTPAGAGPPASPSAGTAAHLLGHKHLPASGSHHHAAGSQERGKRALASPNTPEAAERMPLVLAAVGTNAAKRMLSGHHRTWDVAGFDNTTGAVLLPSSVETHHPGTGNSSRLASGWVGMEPSTIPSTDTAASSPSAAGSGRGMLHPLPSTPFPGSPGQHQSSPRAPSSQTGANHIMLHPRNVTGDSTSPFLSTSPALDGALGAAGSSNMTAEHPRSGIQRAAPSSDAQPLASAQEGFSRPSTEHWLSPSRLASESTAVALGSSYQSSNISAMQRRVSDFPTSISTTATKGGGRTLRSLPASTSTSGTEVTSSSDQIQSLGMSLGAQGGVGRGATDLFLTGSPSASESTSMTFSSNYEPKSIPAAEEGMLHLDAHSADKPSVALGTSGSPENGYTVTRGSATSSNPTSSLGETFSLGTGTHYPSSSREATDVPSPPGEPLNTISLSASNNTSRGVRSSHQPVNSPTTEKKNLASSPRSGFVSPMATGSSGRPPRSVTGSGRWAAEVSTSSSEMYRTLGRVQSSATSSVRETYRVHGSTEIMDFTKRVADPLLTHSRSPSEGPASATGSSRVSFRILPTERRTDFPTTSTSVSATATRGGGRTLRSLPASTKLAQTTEISTTGTKTIGSSDQTWSSLGAQAGGGRGAAVSSTDPLLTDSLSALENAPPEKGTSATGGHLPHALLTSTPSSVMATSGGKRTMVPISDSHGASSMAGSSVPASPHTRSLDVVLPISSSSSEPGRQSDVSQSDAGLGEPATKPLPSFPPGVSVPSPSPSASERRKGVSGAPADTTYTLTSLSSHEEGTSQAAVRHGTWSMAASSPTSHPGTARQPRTGPLLSSVAWPGTEDVLSGHADNPEPGVTLSSRVFTYFSAAGEPSTVGSSHHSLSSLSAKERMSSPIADPAYSSSTSAGGGEQTLPSDGTLAGGSYSETPRSPGLDELVLVKQRGMANTSTSHGGLAVETLFVQSSKRPTSSFQSDLTSFSSSHQPVSSNDAEKRTSVSHTDGTYISTTYTRGGERTLLSISNSSTSADSSESSTFFSEISSPSDSLKSSVAQDRKRNVSRDGSFVEPSTEPLLVPSSKLLTSASAGSTPNTTVSNTNPELLTTGRSSLSSSAFPASSSVSSLHHSLSATPTPTYLFTSSESPEPLSSSVMASSPPLQALSSSLPTSSLRSPSYSLASLLPLFSSMSSASQSNDSHQPSTSIATTVVRRVPSTAAVAGSSPRGTNKHSVTHQSQNSTTFTSTGSPSPTEPMEQLGGPIVSMSAPMTVTETAPPSGTTAQRGSFGKVTLLPTTSGGAPWVQPTDAPLSSSPNATNHSVTVPVVALTTVKPSVLTTPAGHWPTPGAASTTKAHVTQTPAATKHGSTTGESTEAVNPTIARPGKEENIPVTNPSEVPPTSTVSIATTSAATKPTTVPLPSSTTVLKTTSPATEVDKCLSNPCPALATCNNTHGSYICQCPLGYELEKGKCNLVRIFIGQVPLKLNVTHEKYTDLLHVESEILAMLNASLSGLPGYHHSTVKASREANFVHVSVQSTFSLASNVTFYDVVSSVKSYIRACKAPTDACQFISSLKPLHRVGSLCKQKDPECDKETSECTDFDGVALCQCKSGYFKYNKMDHSCRACEDGYKLENETCVSCPFGLGGFNCGNPYQLITVVIAAAGGGLLLIMGIALIVTCCRQLD, from the exons tcaCTGAATTCAACCATCAGGCAAGAGGTTTGGACCTGCAGATGAGGACTTCTGGTTCTCTGGTGGATGGTGTGGAGCTGGTGACAATGCTGGCCAGGAGCAGGGTGGCCAGCAGCCCACTGCCTGCCAGGCACAATGCGGTGTCCGTGACAAGTGGGGCCACAGAGCACACTGGTCCCCTCAGCAGGAGTGGGGATGTCaccccagcaggagcaggaccCCCAGCCAGCCCATCTGCTGGGACAGCAGCTCACCTGCTTGGCCACAAACATCTCCCTG CCTCTGGAAGCCATCAccatgctgctggcagccaggagagagGCAAGAGGGCTCTGGCATCTCCCAACACTCCTGAAGCTGCTGAGAGGATGCCACTGGTTTTGGCAGCCGTGGGCACCAATGCAGCCAAGAGGATGCTGAGTGGGCACCACAGGACCTGGGATGTGGCAGGGTTTGACAACACGAcaggggcagtgctgctgccttcatCTGTGGAGACTCATCACCCAG GCACTGGCAACTCCTCTCGACTGGCAAGTGGCTGGGTGGGCATGGAGCCATCCACCATCCCTTCCACAGACACTGCAGCCTCCTCACCCAGTGCCGCGGGAAGTGGCAGGGGGATGCtgcatcccctccccagcaccccctttCCTGGCTCTCCAGGACAGCACCAGTCCTCTCCTCGGGCTCCCAGTTCCCAGACTGGTGCAAACCACATCATGCTACACCCCAGGAATGTCACAGGGGACTCCACAAGCCCCTTTCTCTCAACATCTCCTGCTTTGGATGGTGCTTTGGGAG ctgctggcagcagcaataTGACTGCAGAACACCCAAGGTCTGGGATCCAAagggcagcacccagctctgatGCTCAGCCCTTGGCCTCGGCACAGGAAGGTTTCTCCAGGCCCTCCACGGAACACTGGCTCAGCCCTTCTCGCCTGGCTTCAGAAAGCACTGCCGTGG CCCTTGGAAGCAGCTACCAATCATCCAACATCTCAGCCATGCAGAGGAGAGTTTCAGATTTCCCCACCTCCATTTCCACAACAGCCACCAAGGGTGGAGGGAGGACATTAAGGTCTCTGCCAGCCAGCACCAGTACCTCTGGTACTGAGGTCACCAGCTCTTCAGACCAGATCCAGTCCCTTGGGATGTCTTTGGGAGCCCAGGGTGGTGTTGGCAGAGGTGCCACAGACCTGTTCCTCACGGGCTCACCGTCTGCTTCGGAAAGCACTTCTATGA ccttCAGCAGCAATTATGAACCCAAGAGCATCCCAGCTGCAGAAGAGGGGATGCTGCACTTGGACGCCCACAGTGCTGACAAACCCAGCGTGGCACTGGGGACATCTGGGTCCCCTGAAAATGGCTATACAGTGACAAGGGGCTCTGCCACCAGCTCCAACCCCACCAGCTCTTTGGGGGAGACCTTCTCCTTGGGGACTGGGACACACTATCCTTCCAGCTCACGGGAAGCCACTGATGTCCCGTCACCTCCCGGGGAGCCTTTGAACACAatttccctctctgcctccaaCAATACTTCCAGAG GTGTCAGAAGCAGCCACCAACCAGTTAACAGCccaacaacagagaaaaaaaaccttgcttcCTCTCCCagaagtggttttgtttcaCCCATGGCCACTGGCAGCAGTGGGAGGCCTCCAAGGTCTGTCACAGGCAGTGGCAGGTGGGCAGCAGAAGTCTCTACGTCCAGCAGTGAAATGTACAGGACCTTGGGCAGGGTCCAGTCCTCAGCAACATCTTCTGTGAGAGAGACCTACAGAGTCCATGGGTCCACAGAAATTATGGATTTCACGAAGAGGGTGGCAGACCCTTTGCTGACACACTCTCGCTCTCCTTCAGAAGGTCCTGCCTCAG CTACGGGAAGCAGCCGTGTGTCATTCAGGATCCTGCCAACTGAGAGAAGAACAGATTtccccaccaccagcacctctGTTTCTGCAACAGCTACCAGAGGTGGAGGGAGGACATTAAGATCTCTTCCAGCCAGCACCAAGCTGGCCCAGACGACAGAGATTTCCACCACTGGTACCAAAACCATCGGCTCTTCAGATCAGACCTGGTCCTCTTTGGGAGCCCAGGCTGGTGgtggcagaggtgctgctgtGTCATCCACGGACCCATTGCTCACAGACTCTCTGTCTGCTTTGGAAAATGCTCCCCCAG AAAAAGGGACCTCAGCTACAGGAGGACACTTGCCCCATGCTCTTCTCACCAGCACGCCCAGCTCAGTAATGGCCACCAGTGGTGGGAAGAGGACTATGGTGCCCATATCAGACTCCCATGGAGCATCCAGCATGGCAGGGAGCTCTGTTCCTGCTTCCCCCCACACCAGGTCCTTGGATGTGGTCCTTCCTATatcctcatcatcatcagagCCTGGCAGACAGAGTGATGTTTCACAGAGTGATGCTGGACTTGGTGAGCCTGCAACAAAGCCTCTGCCTTCGTTTCCTCCTGGTGTTTCAGTGCCTTCACCTTCTCCAAGTGCTTCAG agAGACGAAAAGGAGTTTCTGGTGCCCCTGCTGATACCACGTACACTTTGACTTCACTCTCCAGCCATGAAGAGGGGACATCTCAGGCTGCTGTTAGGCATGGCACATGGAGCATGGCAGCATCAAGCCCCACGTCTCACCCAGGCACAGCCAGGCAGCCCCGCACTGGCCCCCTCCTGTCCTCCGTGGCATGGCCTGGGACAGAAGATGTCTTGTCTGGCCATGCAGATAACCCAGAGCCTGGGGTCACCCTTTCATCCAGGGTCTTCACGTACTTCTCAGCTGCTGGTGAACCTTCCA CTGTGGGCAGCAGCCATCACTCCCTAAGCAGCTTGAGTGCCAAAGAAAGGATGTCCAGCCCCATCGCTGATCCTGCCTACAGTTCATCCACATCTGCTGGTGGTGGGGAGCAGACTCTGCCCTCGGATGGTACATTGGCTGGTGGCTCCTACTCTGAAACCCCCAGGTCTCCAGGGCTGGATGAGCTGGTGTTGGTGAAGCAGAGAGGGATGGCCAACACCTCCACCAGCCATGGGGGCTTGGCAGTGGAGACACTCTTTGTACAATCTTCCAAGAGACCCACTTCTTCTTTCCAAAGCGATCTCACCA GCTTTTCTAGTAGCCATCAGCCAGTCAGTAGCAACGATGCTGAGAAAAGGACCTCAGTTTCTCATACTGATGGCACATATATTTCAACCACATATaccagaggaggagaaaggactcTCCTGTCTATCTCAAATAGCAGCACCTCTGCTGACTCCTCGGAAAGttccacctttttttctgaaatttccaGCCCTTCTGATTCATTGAAGTCTTCTGTGGCACAGGACAGAAAGAGGAATGTATCCAGGGATGGCAGTTTTGTTGAACCATCTACAGAGCCGTTGTTGGTGCCCTCTTCCAAACTACTGACTTCTGCATCTGCAGGCAGCACACCCAATACAACTGTCTCCAACACCAACCCTGAGTTGTTGACCACTGGCAGATCATCTCTCTCTTCATCAGCCTTTCCAGCCTCTTCCTCAGTGTCATCACTGCATCACTCGCTGTCAGCAACACCAACACCAACTTATTTGTTTACATCATCAGAGTCACCTGAGCCACTCTCATCCTCTGTGATGGCATCTTCACCCCCTCTGCAGGCTCTGTCATCCTCCTTGCCCACTTCCTCGTTGCGTTCCCCATCTTATTCATTAGCATCCTTGCTGCCTCTGTTTTCGTCAATGTCATCAGCCTCACAGTCCAATGACAGCCATCAACCCAGCACCTCTATAGCTACGACTGTGGTCAGACGGGTTCCCTCCACAGCTGCTGTGGCTGGGAGCTCACCAAGAGGGACCAACAAGCACAGTGTCACACACCAGTCCCAAAACAGCACCACCTTCACCTCTACCGGGTCTCCTTCCCCCACGGAGCCCATGGAGCAGCTTGGTGGACCCATCGTGTCCATGTCTGCTCCCATGACAGTGACAGAGACTGCCCCCCCCAGTGGCACCACTGCCCAACGGGGCAGCTTCGGGAAGGTAACGCTGCTGCCCACAACGTCTGGTGGTGCCCCGTGGGTTCAGCCAACAGATGCACCCCTTAGTTCCTCACCAAATGCAACAAACCACAGTGTCACTGTCCCTGTGGTGGCACTGACCACGGTGAAACCTTCTGTGCTGACAACACCAGCCGGTCACTGGCCAACCCCAGGTGCTGCTAGTACCACAAAAGCCCACGTCACTCAAACTCCTGCTGCAACTAAGCACGGGTCTACCACTGGTGAAAGCACAGAAGCTGTGAATCCCACCATTGCAAGGCCTGGTAAAGAGGAAAACATCCCTGTTACAAATCCTTCTGAAGTCCCTCCAACCAGCACTGTGAGCATTGCAACCACTTCAGCTGCTACCAAACCAACCACTGTTCCTCTGCCGAGTAGCACAACCGTGCTGAAGACAACGTCCCCAGCAACAG aAGTGGATAAATGTCTTTCCAACCCTTGTCCTGCACTGGCCACCTGCAACAACACGCATGGCTCCTATATCTGTCAGTGTCCTCTTGGATATgagctggaaaaaggaaagtgcaatttag TAAGAATATTTATTGGCCAGGTGCCCCTGAAACTTAATGTTACCCATGAGAAGTACACGGATCTCCTCCATGTTGAGAGTGAAATCCTGGCAATG CTCAATGCATCACTGTCGGGTTTGCCAGGGTACCACCACTCCACAGTTAAGGCGAGCAG gGAGGCAAATTTTGTGCATGTTTCAGTGCAATCCACATTCTCTTTAGCATCCAATGTGACTTTCTACGATGTTGTCAGCAGTGTGAAAAGCTACATTCGAGCCTGCAAAGCCCCCACCGATGCCTGCCAGTTCATCTCCAGCCTCAAACCACTCCACAGAG TTGGCAGCTTGTGCAAGCAGAAAGACCCCGAGTGTGACAAGGAAACGTCTGAATGCACCGACTTTGATGGGGTTGCACTCTGCCAGTGCAAAAGTGGGTACTTCAAATACAACAAAATGGACCACTCTTGCAGAG CTTGTGAAGATGGATATAAGCTGGAAAACGAGACCTGTGTGAG CTGCCCATTTGGCTTAGGTGGCTTCAACTGTGGAAACC CGTATCAGCTCATCACTGTGGTGATCGCGGCTGCAGGAGGGGGACTTCTGCTTATCATGGGCATAGCACTGATTGTCACCTGCTGCCG CCAACTGGACTGA
- the HEG1 gene encoding protein HEG homolog 1 isoform X1, which produces MPAACTLLLLLGLGLVPPAGSLPLASPRRVPPPPPASSRSCFGRPCSPPAAGHAGSPVTEFNHQARGLDLQMRTSGSLVDGVELVTMLARSRVASSPLPARHNAVSVTSGATEHTGPLSRSGDVTPAGAGPPASPSAGTAAHLLGHKHLPASGSHHHAAGSQERGKRALASPNTPEAAERMPLVLAAVGTNAAKRMLSGHHRTWDVAGFDNTTGAVLLPSSVETHHPGTGNSSRLASGWVGMEPSTIPSTDTAASSPSAAGSGRGMLHPLPSTPFPGSPGQHQSSPRAPSSQTGANHIMLHPRNVTGDSTSPFLSTSPALDGALGAAGSSNMTAEHPRSGIQRAAPSSDAQPLASAQEGFSRPSTEHWLSPSRLASESTAVALGSSYQSSNISAMQRRVSDFPTSISTTATKGGGRTLRSLPASTSTSGTEVTSSSDQIQSLGMSLGAQGGVGRGATDLFLTGSPSASESTSMTFSSNYEPKSIPAAEEGMLHLDAHSADKPSVALGTSGSPENGYTVTRGSATSSNPTSSLGETFSLGTGTHYPSSSREATDVPSPPGEPLNTISLSASNNTSRGVRSSHQPVNSPTTEKKNLASSPRSGFVSPMATGSSGRPPRSVTGSGRWAAEVSTSSSEMYRTLGRVQSSATSSVRETYRVHGSTEIMDFTKRVADPLLTHSRSPSEGPASATGSSRVSFRILPTERRTDFPTTSTSVSATATRGGGRTLRSLPASTKLAQTTEISTTGTKTIGSSDQTWSSLGAQAGGGRGAAVSSTDPLLTDSLSALENAPPEKGTSATGGHLPHALLTSTPSSVMATSGGKRTMVPISDSHGASSMAGSSVPASPHTRSLDVVLPISSSSSEPGRQSDVSQSDAGLGEPATKPLPSFPPGVSVPSPSPSASERRKGVSGAPADTTYTLTSLSSHEEGTSQAAVRHGTWSMAASSPTSHPGTARQPRTGPLLSSVAWPGTEDVLSGHADNPEPGVTLSSRVFTYFSAAGEPSTVGSSHHSLSSLSAKERMSSPIADPAYSSSTSAGGGEQTLPSDGTLAGGSYSETPRSPGLDELVLVKQRGMANTSTSHGGLAVETLFVQSSKRPTSSFQSDLTSFSSSHQPVSSNDAEKRTSVSHTDGTYISTTYTRGGERTLLSISNSSTSADSSESSTFFSEISSPSDSLKSSVAQDRKRNVSRDGSFVEPSTEPLLVPSSKLLTSASAGSTPNTTVSNTNPELLTTGRSSLSSSAFPASSSVSSLHHSLSATPTPTYLFTSSESPEPLSSSVMASSPPLQALSSSLPTSSLRSPSYSLASLLPLFSSMSSASQSNDSHQPSTSIATTVVRRVPSTAAVAGSSPRGTNKHSVTHQSQNSTTFTSTGSPSPTEPMEQLGGPIVSMSAPMTVTETAPPSGTTAQRGSFGKVTLLPTTSGGAPWVQPTDAPLSSSPNATNHSVTVPVVALTTVKPSVLTTPAGHWPTPGAASTTKAHVTQTPAATKHGSTTGESTEAVNPTIARPGKEENIPVTNPSEVPPTSTVSIATTSAATKPTTVPLPSSTTVLKTTSPATEVDKCLSNPCPALATCNNTHGSYICQCPLGYELEKGKCNLVRIFIGQVPLKLNVTHEKYTDLLHVESEILAMLNASLSGLPGYHHSTVKASREANFVHVSVQSTFSLASNVTFYDVVSSVKSYIRACKAPTDACQFISSLKPLHRVGSLCKQKDPECDKETSECTDFDGVALCQCKSGYFKYNKMDHSCRACEDGYKLENETCVSCPFGLGGFNCGNPYQLITVVIAAAGGGLLLIMGIALIVTCCRKNKNDISKLIFKSGDFQMSPYAEYPKNPRAQEWGRETIEMQENGSTKNLLQMTDVYYSPTGLRNPELERNGLYPPYTGLPGSRHSCIYPGQYNPSFISDETRRRDYF; this is translated from the exons tcaCTGAATTCAACCATCAGGCAAGAGGTTTGGACCTGCAGATGAGGACTTCTGGTTCTCTGGTGGATGGTGTGGAGCTGGTGACAATGCTGGCCAGGAGCAGGGTGGCCAGCAGCCCACTGCCTGCCAGGCACAATGCGGTGTCCGTGACAAGTGGGGCCACAGAGCACACTGGTCCCCTCAGCAGGAGTGGGGATGTCaccccagcaggagcaggaccCCCAGCCAGCCCATCTGCTGGGACAGCAGCTCACCTGCTTGGCCACAAACATCTCCCTG CCTCTGGAAGCCATCAccatgctgctggcagccaggagagagGCAAGAGGGCTCTGGCATCTCCCAACACTCCTGAAGCTGCTGAGAGGATGCCACTGGTTTTGGCAGCCGTGGGCACCAATGCAGCCAAGAGGATGCTGAGTGGGCACCACAGGACCTGGGATGTGGCAGGGTTTGACAACACGAcaggggcagtgctgctgccttcatCTGTGGAGACTCATCACCCAG GCACTGGCAACTCCTCTCGACTGGCAAGTGGCTGGGTGGGCATGGAGCCATCCACCATCCCTTCCACAGACACTGCAGCCTCCTCACCCAGTGCCGCGGGAAGTGGCAGGGGGATGCtgcatcccctccccagcaccccctttCCTGGCTCTCCAGGACAGCACCAGTCCTCTCCTCGGGCTCCCAGTTCCCAGACTGGTGCAAACCACATCATGCTACACCCCAGGAATGTCACAGGGGACTCCACAAGCCCCTTTCTCTCAACATCTCCTGCTTTGGATGGTGCTTTGGGAG ctgctggcagcagcaataTGACTGCAGAACACCCAAGGTCTGGGATCCAAagggcagcacccagctctgatGCTCAGCCCTTGGCCTCGGCACAGGAAGGTTTCTCCAGGCCCTCCACGGAACACTGGCTCAGCCCTTCTCGCCTGGCTTCAGAAAGCACTGCCGTGG CCCTTGGAAGCAGCTACCAATCATCCAACATCTCAGCCATGCAGAGGAGAGTTTCAGATTTCCCCACCTCCATTTCCACAACAGCCACCAAGGGTGGAGGGAGGACATTAAGGTCTCTGCCAGCCAGCACCAGTACCTCTGGTACTGAGGTCACCAGCTCTTCAGACCAGATCCAGTCCCTTGGGATGTCTTTGGGAGCCCAGGGTGGTGTTGGCAGAGGTGCCACAGACCTGTTCCTCACGGGCTCACCGTCTGCTTCGGAAAGCACTTCTATGA ccttCAGCAGCAATTATGAACCCAAGAGCATCCCAGCTGCAGAAGAGGGGATGCTGCACTTGGACGCCCACAGTGCTGACAAACCCAGCGTGGCACTGGGGACATCTGGGTCCCCTGAAAATGGCTATACAGTGACAAGGGGCTCTGCCACCAGCTCCAACCCCACCAGCTCTTTGGGGGAGACCTTCTCCTTGGGGACTGGGACACACTATCCTTCCAGCTCACGGGAAGCCACTGATGTCCCGTCACCTCCCGGGGAGCCTTTGAACACAatttccctctctgcctccaaCAATACTTCCAGAG GTGTCAGAAGCAGCCACCAACCAGTTAACAGCccaacaacagagaaaaaaaaccttgcttcCTCTCCCagaagtggttttgtttcaCCCATGGCCACTGGCAGCAGTGGGAGGCCTCCAAGGTCTGTCACAGGCAGTGGCAGGTGGGCAGCAGAAGTCTCTACGTCCAGCAGTGAAATGTACAGGACCTTGGGCAGGGTCCAGTCCTCAGCAACATCTTCTGTGAGAGAGACCTACAGAGTCCATGGGTCCACAGAAATTATGGATTTCACGAAGAGGGTGGCAGACCCTTTGCTGACACACTCTCGCTCTCCTTCAGAAGGTCCTGCCTCAG CTACGGGAAGCAGCCGTGTGTCATTCAGGATCCTGCCAACTGAGAGAAGAACAGATTtccccaccaccagcacctctGTTTCTGCAACAGCTACCAGAGGTGGAGGGAGGACATTAAGATCTCTTCCAGCCAGCACCAAGCTGGCCCAGACGACAGAGATTTCCACCACTGGTACCAAAACCATCGGCTCTTCAGATCAGACCTGGTCCTCTTTGGGAGCCCAGGCTGGTGgtggcagaggtgctgctgtGTCATCCACGGACCCATTGCTCACAGACTCTCTGTCTGCTTTGGAAAATGCTCCCCCAG AAAAAGGGACCTCAGCTACAGGAGGACACTTGCCCCATGCTCTTCTCACCAGCACGCCCAGCTCAGTAATGGCCACCAGTGGTGGGAAGAGGACTATGGTGCCCATATCAGACTCCCATGGAGCATCCAGCATGGCAGGGAGCTCTGTTCCTGCTTCCCCCCACACCAGGTCCTTGGATGTGGTCCTTCCTATatcctcatcatcatcagagCCTGGCAGACAGAGTGATGTTTCACAGAGTGATGCTGGACTTGGTGAGCCTGCAACAAAGCCTCTGCCTTCGTTTCCTCCTGGTGTTTCAGTGCCTTCACCTTCTCCAAGTGCTTCAG agAGACGAAAAGGAGTTTCTGGTGCCCCTGCTGATACCACGTACACTTTGACTTCACTCTCCAGCCATGAAGAGGGGACATCTCAGGCTGCTGTTAGGCATGGCACATGGAGCATGGCAGCATCAAGCCCCACGTCTCACCCAGGCACAGCCAGGCAGCCCCGCACTGGCCCCCTCCTGTCCTCCGTGGCATGGCCTGGGACAGAAGATGTCTTGTCTGGCCATGCAGATAACCCAGAGCCTGGGGTCACCCTTTCATCCAGGGTCTTCACGTACTTCTCAGCTGCTGGTGAACCTTCCA CTGTGGGCAGCAGCCATCACTCCCTAAGCAGCTTGAGTGCCAAAGAAAGGATGTCCAGCCCCATCGCTGATCCTGCCTACAGTTCATCCACATCTGCTGGTGGTGGGGAGCAGACTCTGCCCTCGGATGGTACATTGGCTGGTGGCTCCTACTCTGAAACCCCCAGGTCTCCAGGGCTGGATGAGCTGGTGTTGGTGAAGCAGAGAGGGATGGCCAACACCTCCACCAGCCATGGGGGCTTGGCAGTGGAGACACTCTTTGTACAATCTTCCAAGAGACCCACTTCTTCTTTCCAAAGCGATCTCACCA GCTTTTCTAGTAGCCATCAGCCAGTCAGTAGCAACGATGCTGAGAAAAGGACCTCAGTTTCTCATACTGATGGCACATATATTTCAACCACATATaccagaggaggagaaaggactcTCCTGTCTATCTCAAATAGCAGCACCTCTGCTGACTCCTCGGAAAGttccacctttttttctgaaatttccaGCCCTTCTGATTCATTGAAGTCTTCTGTGGCACAGGACAGAAAGAGGAATGTATCCAGGGATGGCAGTTTTGTTGAACCATCTACAGAGCCGTTGTTGGTGCCCTCTTCCAAACTACTGACTTCTGCATCTGCAGGCAGCACACCCAATACAACTGTCTCCAACACCAACCCTGAGTTGTTGACCACTGGCAGATCATCTCTCTCTTCATCAGCCTTTCCAGCCTCTTCCTCAGTGTCATCACTGCATCACTCGCTGTCAGCAACACCAACACCAACTTATTTGTTTACATCATCAGAGTCACCTGAGCCACTCTCATCCTCTGTGATGGCATCTTCACCCCCTCTGCAGGCTCTGTCATCCTCCTTGCCCACTTCCTCGTTGCGTTCCCCATCTTATTCATTAGCATCCTTGCTGCCTCTGTTTTCGTCAATGTCATCAGCCTCACAGTCCAATGACAGCCATCAACCCAGCACCTCTATAGCTACGACTGTGGTCAGACGGGTTCCCTCCACAGCTGCTGTGGCTGGGAGCTCACCAAGAGGGACCAACAAGCACAGTGTCACACACCAGTCCCAAAACAGCACCACCTTCACCTCTACCGGGTCTCCTTCCCCCACGGAGCCCATGGAGCAGCTTGGTGGACCCATCGTGTCCATGTCTGCTCCCATGACAGTGACAGAGACTGCCCCCCCCAGTGGCACCACTGCCCAACGGGGCAGCTTCGGGAAGGTAACGCTGCTGCCCACAACGTCTGGTGGTGCCCCGTGGGTTCAGCCAACAGATGCACCCCTTAGTTCCTCACCAAATGCAACAAACCACAGTGTCACTGTCCCTGTGGTGGCACTGACCACGGTGAAACCTTCTGTGCTGACAACACCAGCCGGTCACTGGCCAACCCCAGGTGCTGCTAGTACCACAAAAGCCCACGTCACTCAAACTCCTGCTGCAACTAAGCACGGGTCTACCACTGGTGAAAGCACAGAAGCTGTGAATCCCACCATTGCAAGGCCTGGTAAAGAGGAAAACATCCCTGTTACAAATCCTTCTGAAGTCCCTCCAACCAGCACTGTGAGCATTGCAACCACTTCAGCTGCTACCAAACCAACCACTGTTCCTCTGCCGAGTAGCACAACCGTGCTGAAGACAACGTCCCCAGCAACAG aAGTGGATAAATGTCTTTCCAACCCTTGTCCTGCACTGGCCACCTGCAACAACACGCATGGCTCCTATATCTGTCAGTGTCCTCTTGGATATgagctggaaaaaggaaagtgcaatttag TAAGAATATTTATTGGCCAGGTGCCCCTGAAACTTAATGTTACCCATGAGAAGTACACGGATCTCCTCCATGTTGAGAGTGAAATCCTGGCAATG CTCAATGCATCACTGTCGGGTTTGCCAGGGTACCACCACTCCACAGTTAAGGCGAGCAG gGAGGCAAATTTTGTGCATGTTTCAGTGCAATCCACATTCTCTTTAGCATCCAATGTGACTTTCTACGATGTTGTCAGCAGTGTGAAAAGCTACATTCGAGCCTGCAAAGCCCCCACCGATGCCTGCCAGTTCATCTCCAGCCTCAAACCACTCCACAGAG TTGGCAGCTTGTGCAAGCAGAAAGACCCCGAGTGTGACAAGGAAACGTCTGAATGCACCGACTTTGATGGGGTTGCACTCTGCCAGTGCAAAAGTGGGTACTTCAAATACAACAAAATGGACCACTCTTGCAGAG CTTGTGAAGATGGATATAAGCTGGAAAACGAGACCTGTGTGAG CTGCCCATTTGGCTTAGGTGGCTTCAACTGTGGAAACC CGTATCAGCTCATCACTGTGGTGATCGCGGCTGCAGGAGGGGGACTTCTGCTTATCATGGGCATAGCACTGATTGTCACCTGCTGCCG gaagaataaaaatgacATAAGTAAACTCATTTTCAAGAGTGGAGATTTCCAGATGTCACCGTATGCTGAATATCCAAAGAACCCCCGAGCACAGGAGTGGGGCAGAGAGACCATCGAGATGCAGGAGAATGGAAGCACCAAGAACCTGTTGCAGATGACAGATGTGTATTATTCG CCAACTGGACTGAGAAATCCCgaactggaaagaaatggaCTTTATCCTCCCTACACTGGTTTGCCTGGATCTCGACATTCATGCATCTACCCTGGACAATACAATCCATCCTTCATTAGTGATGAAACCAGAAGAAGAGACTATTTTTAG